GGAGGCGTCTAGAGGGGCGTGTGGAGGCATCTATGCGCGCAGCAGCTAGGCTAGGCGGCCCTGGGTGATGCTTAAGCGGTCTTGCACTCGCTCTCCCGCCGCCGCTTCTTGCGCTCCTTTGTCTGGCTCTCCCAGGCCGCCGAGCTGCTGGTGCCTACCACGCAGCAGGCGAGCCGGCGACCTGCGTTGCCGTTCTGCACGCTGGCCTGGTTGCCACCTTTACCCAGGTCGTCCTCGCCAGCGTGGACCACCACAGCGCGGCCCAAGATCGAGTGCGGTCCGGCCAGTGACGCGGCCAGGCCAGTGACGCGATACTTCCGAAGGCGGCCATCGCGCACCACGAAGTTGCCGAAGTCTCCCGGGTGCTGCGGGTGCGGCACACCCAGCGGGTTGTAGTGTGGTCCGGTGGACTCGCAGCCCTGGCTCAGGTCCCCGAACTCATGCACGTGGATGGCGCGGTTGGAGGTGTTCTGCTCGGCTGGGAAGCCCTCCAGCTCGAAGGAGGCCTCAAGTCTGGAGCTGGGCCCCAGCTGCCGGAAGAGGACCAAGCCTGTGATCTGTGGCTGATCGGGAGCCAGCATGGCTGAGGGCTGTACCCTGCAGACTGCGTGCATCTCCCTGGCATCCACCTCCCGTTGTTTTCCTAGCTCCATCCAGATCTCCAGGACTTTGGAGTGCGTGTCGCCTATCTTCTCAACCAGGTCAAGCCGGTCTGCTAAGTCGACACCGGACTCTCCGGTATCTGACATGGTCCAGGTGACAGAGCCACAGGCCACCAGTAGCAGGCCGCAGAACAAGAAGGCCACCATGGCTGAGGTTCCACACCTGTGGAATGCCCCCATATCCGGGGGAAGAAAGCAAGTCTTAGCCGTTTGAAATTTCCAATCTCGGGGACTTCCTTCTCACTACCCAAACCCACAGTCCCCAAGGGATTGCCTGGGTCAtatcacttgtgtgtgtgttgggggtggggaggtgggggtggggcaaaagTGTCTCCGGACACAAGTTGGGGCCTGTGTCTACACAAGTGCCAAAACCCTGCATTAGGAAACTCACAGAGAGGGGCCTTGTGTGgggggcagtggggagggggggagggagggggggaggagggaggagagaggagagagagagagagagagagagagagagagagagagagagagagagagaacaccatggGGAAATCTCAGTGCCCTTTTAGATTCTTAACTCTGGCAGACAGACATGAGACTTGGATTTTGCCTGGACTGAGACCTCTTTCTGAAGCGTCAGCACCGTGTTTCCCGTCAGCACCGTGTTTCCCGTCAGCACCGTGTTTCCCGTCAGCACCGTGTTTGTTTCCCACCACTCAGCCTACTTGGAGCTTGTGGTGGTAGCAACTCAGCTTTCTTCATGGTTTCTCCCTTGAGTACCTGCAATAGTTTCCTATCTGGTCCTCAGCCTGTGTCtatctgtgagcctctgtgtttctgtctgtccttaGACTGTACCCGTTGCCTTTCCGATCCTGTCCAGCTCCTAGGTCCACACCAGGCAACAGGGTGCAGTTATTGAAAGAGGACAACAGTGAAGACAGGCACTCAAGCTGTCTCAACACAATTCTCAGGTTGACGTCTGAGCCTGGTGCTGGAGACACAGGGAAGAAGGGGGGTAGTGAACAGATTTAAAACACTATATCCATTCCATAAATGTGTAAAATTACATATCAATGTCATAAAATTTAAGTTCTGACTTAACATAAGAAAGGACAAGGGCTGGGTTTAGAAACCAAGGAGAAAGGCAGTGGGTACAATctagggacagagacagacacagagagacagcctTAGGACTAGTTAGGGGGGCATTGCAGGGAGccaaagcagaaaccatgaaaacTATTACTCAGTGGAGTTGGCAGAGAAGGGCAAGGGTGTGGTGGCAgcggcaggaaggagagagacacaaTTGCCAAACGCCAAGGTGCCCCAAAGAGAAGAATGTGTGGGTGCTTGTGGGTACCAGGCCCAAGAGGAAGTGGGCTAGGATTGTGCAGTGATGGGGACATCTGGAAGCTCAGGTCTGGCATTGGGAGGGGCCAGGAGATAGGCTTACTGTGGAgttcacatctgtgtgtgtgtgtgtgtgtgtgagtgtgtggggggggagtgagagagagagagagagagagagagagagagagagagagagagagagagagagagagagagagagagagagagagagagagagagagagagagagagagagagagagagagagagagagagagagtgtgtgtgtgtgtaggagcccAAGGTTAACATGGaacatcttcctcaattgctctccaccttatgtATTGAGACAGAATCCCTCATGAGCCTGAGGCATGTTAATGTCTAGCTACTAGTCTAACTAGCCAGATGTAGtttcctatttcttcttctgGGGTACGGAGATTACAGGTGGACCACCATGCCCATCCAGCTTTTTGAATGGTTTCTGGAGAtccatgccccccccccccctcctccattTTTGCTTTACCCACAAGGCCATCTTTTCAGCCTGGATTCTAGTTTTTAAAACCAAGATGCATAGCCAGCTACCAACCAAGAGATTCTAATCAGAAGAGCTTAActgaattttgcttttttttttttttttttttttagaagtttaaATACCCTGGTGCCCAATCAAAGGCAAGGGAAAGGTACAGAATCCAACCTCAGTTACGACACAGCTGACTCATTTGATATGTGGGTGATTGATTCCAGGATGCCTCACGGGCTCCAAAACCCATGGATGCCCAAGTCCCTTACATAAGACAGCAAGATGTGTGCACAGAAACAGCTCAGATGGTCCCGTATTCTTTAAAACATGCCTGGATGGCTGACTGCAGTTACCCGGGTAAATGCTTCGTAAATAGTCATTGCAAGAAtaaaggtctgtgtgtgtgttccggGCAGATGTCGGGTGGGGTTTTTGTCTGTCTGAGTTTTGTAATTTCTGTCTGAGGTTGTCTGTGGTACATAACCCAAGGACATGGAGGGTGCCTCTACTGTGACTTCACAGGGCTGCAGTCCATAGCCTTGGCTCCTCCCCTGTAAAATAAGACCAGTTCTGCTATCGAGGGCCATGATGAGGGTCAAGGCAGATATTTATAGATGGGACACTTTCACATTTTAAAGCTGCCCTTAGGGATTAATGATGCCTCCAAGGGGCTAGTTGAAGGTCATCTGTGCTTTCAGAGCCCTTCTACAACCCCTGAATAGGTGCCATTTAAAATGAATGGAGTGTGAGTTCTTTCCAAAGCTGTTATAGAAGGACAATTTAGTATGGTGATTATAAGAATGGATTCGGGAACTCACCCCATGAATCTAAAACTTGACTACCACTTACGCTCTGAGGTTATCTGCCATTGCTGTTTCCAGGCTCAGTAGCATTTGTGCTAAGCTGCAAGCTATCGAAGGGCCTGCTTCCTCTCTGAGCCCAGTTCTCATTTGCAAGTAGGCGCAGGCATACCTAGCTCTGGGGATCACGCTACCAGGCTTCAAAGAGAACACTGAATTGCCAACACCTGTTGAATTTTTGGGCCATGCACTGCTAAAACGCCTTTGGCATATGcaaattttatgcatatgtacgtgtgtatgtttgtgtgtgtacatctatCTATATGtgggttcgtgtgtgtgtgtgtgtgtgtgtgtgtgtgtgtgtgtgtgtgtgtgtatcacccaTTCAGC
The sequence above is a segment of the Rattus rattus isolate New Zealand chromosome 11, Rrattus_CSIRO_v1, whole genome shotgun sequence genome. Coding sequences within it:
- the Sod3 gene encoding extracellular superoxide dismutase [Cu-Zn], with the protein product MVAFLFCGLLLVACGSVTWTMSDTGESGVDLADRLDLVEKIGDTHSKVLEIWMELGKQREVDAREMHAVCRVQPSAMLAPDQPQITGLVLFRQLGPSSRLEASFELEGFPAEQNTSNRAIHVHEFGDLSQGCESTGPHYNPLGVPHPQHPGDFGNFVVRDGRLRKYRVTGLAASLAGPHSILGRAVVVHAGEDDLGKGGNQASVQNGNAGRRLACCVVGTSSSAAWESQTKERKKRRRESECKTA